A window of Gouania willdenowi chromosome 12, fGouWil2.1, whole genome shotgun sequence contains these coding sequences:
- the LOC114473246 gene encoding MAM domain-containing protein 2-like: protein MMLSLYLLAVVVCTQAQSQLLPGSCSFKSNTCGYTSDVDSRSWTLHRDGRFVAVDLEDDAASKPGREVPGILLSPPLDHNDWSCLRLVYQITGSGSLEVLQRFNGKSIDRPLWSSQTPSDSWVISSMDLQNHTESSMVVLEGRPGPSAGSSVAIFEIDITPGYCLECDFEGSHLCGYSNQWNANVNWFVGGGGQLLHNDIPNDHTYNNRTGHLMYVDSVYAKSFKEVAKLVSPLTTVPMSGCLSFNYQRSEEGGNLFSVFTRDRLGQYQELWRPENHSEPEREWTLVQVDMKAPYSIQGFFEAAFNSPRSGRIALDDISFSPEFCSKDTEPTFDPSIANCDFESGLCRYTQSQLTWRKVSVKPNIFRIGDHTTGAGSFLLTHSRLGLQPGYVSRLISPTLPGNMKYCLRFHFSLRGFNQTTQALTVYLQNQQSGGLERIWTQGEKSRGIWIAADVTFHTSQPAEVAFVSSCRSFWDCGFVALDDISVSLGDCELVSGPLSSPPGHCDFEVGLCGYTQDKQSDAVDWERRRGPTPTSYTGPRGDHSKGLGYYLYLEASDLLPGENARLKSRPFRGTQGPQCLSFFYHMYGSGTGHLSVHVDKGGEDVLLWQRSGEQCVAWLRAQVEYQCESQHQIVFEAVRGSSVRSDIAIDDILLESGPCPEMEIQTSVGNSNDIE, encoded by the exons ATGATGCTGTCCCTGTACCTCCTGGCTGTTGTCG TCTGTACCCAAGCACAAAGCCAGCTGCTGCCCGGATCGTGCAGCTTCAAGTCCAACACCTGCGGATACACTTCAGACGTAGACTCCAGGAGCTGGACCCTGCACAGAGATG gtCGGTTCGTGGCAGTGGACCTAGAGGATGATGCTGCATCCAAACCAGGCAGGGAGGTTCCGGGCATCCTGCTGAGTCCACCTCTGGATCACAACGACTGGAGCTGCCTGAGGCTGGTCTACCAGATCACCGGGTCTGGGAGCCTGGAAGTCCTTCAGCGCTTCAATGGAAAGAGCATTGACAGGCCTCTGTGGAGCAGCCAGACTCCCTCAGACAGCTGGGTCATCTCAAGCATGGACCTGCAGAACCACACAGAGTCCTCCATG GTGGTCCTGGAAGGCCGACCTGGACCTTCTGCAGGGAGCAGCGTGGCCATCTTTGAGATCGACATCACTCCAGGATACTGTCTGG AGTGTGACTTCGAAGGGTCTCATCTGTGTGGATACAGCAACCAGTGGAACGCCAACGTCAACTGGTTTGTGGGCGGTGGCGGTCAACTTCTACACAACGACATACCCAACGACCACACGTATAACAACAGGACGG GTCACTTGATGTACGTGGACTCTGTGTACGCCAAGAGCTTTAAAGAGGTGGCCAAGCTGGTGTCGCCTCTGACCACCGTCCCCATGTCCGGATGCCTGAGTTTTAACTACCAGCGCAGCGAGGAAGGAGGAAACCTGTTCTCCGTGTTCACCCGGGACCGCCTGGGTCAGTACCAGGAGCTGTGGAGGCCAGAGAACCACAGCGAGCCTGAAAGAGAGTGGACCCTTGTACAGGTGGACATGAAGGCCCCATACTCCATACAG GGGTTCTTTGAAGCAGCCTTTAACAGTCCTCGAAGCGGTCGCATCGCCCTTGATGACATTTCCTTCTCTCCAGAGTTCTGCAGCAAAGACACAG AGCCGACCTTTGACCCTTCCATCGCCAACTGCGACTTTGAGTCTGGTTTGTGTCGCTACACTCAGAGCCAGCTGACATGGAGGAAAGTGTCTGTGAAGCCCAACATCTTCAGGATTGGAGACCACACCACAGGGGCCG GTTCATTTTTGCTGACTCATTCCCGCCTCGGCCTCCAGCCCGGCTACGTTAGCCGTCTGATTAGTCCCACTCTGCCAGGGAACATGAAGTACTGCCTGAGGTTTCATTTCTCTCTGAGGG GTTTCAACCAGACGACGCAGGCGCTGACCGTTTACCTGCAGAACCAGCAGAGCGGGGGCCTGGAGAGGATCTGGACTCAAGGAGAAAAGTCCAGAGGAATTTGGATCGCTGCAGACGTCACATTCCACACGTCACAGCCTGCAGAG GTGGCTTTCGTCAGCTCTTGTCGTAGTTTTTGGGACTGTGGCTTCGTTGCTCTGGACGACATCAGCGTGAGCCTTGGAGACTGTGAGCTGGTGTCAG GTCCGTTGTCTTCTCCACCGGGACATTGTGACTTCGAAGTCGGGCTGTGTGGTTACACTCAGGACAAACAGAGCGATGCTGTCGACTGGGAGAGGAGGAGAGGACCCACTCCCACCTCCTACACTGGACCCAGAGGAGACCACAGCAAAGGGCTCG GATACTACCTGTACCTGGAGGCCTCTGATTTACTGCCGGGTGAGAACGCCCGGCTGAAGTCCCGCCCCTTCAGGGGAACTCAGGGCCCACAATGTCTGAGCTTCTTCTACCACATGTACGGCTCGGGTACGGGTCACCTCAGCGTGCACGTGGACAAGGGCGGAGAGGACGTGTTGCTGTGGCAACGGAGTGGCGAGCAATGCGTGGCCTGGCTGAGGGCCCAAGTAGAGTACCAGTGTGAGAGCCAGCACCAG ATTGTGTTTGAAGCCGTCCGAGGTTCGTCGGTGAGGAGTGACATCGCCATCGATGACATCCTGTTGGAAAGTGGCCCCTGCCCAG AGATGGAGATCCAAACCTCTGTGGGGAACTCCAACGACATCGAGTAG